From Sporosarcina sp. 6E9, a single genomic window includes:
- a CDS encoding NEAT domain-containing protein, with translation MKKFMSMMLALLLVITAALPTGAVFANDDVKYKDGEYDLPLTVLHSTKDEESSMGKYVTDPTVVIEDGQATVTVTLTSSEMIAAFQVENNGKFIDTEVVRENVEENTRDVSFTVEDLTAIMNAKVSVDTGIPSYGVMHHDVRLQFDPSEIPFATDENPAQPVKYEDGEYDLPLTVLHATEDKESSMGRYLQNPIVSIKDGQATVTVTLTSSNMIAAFQVENDGEFIDTEVISENKEEDTRKVSFAVEDLNAITAAKVSVDTGRPDFGVMHHDVRLQFDTSEIPLAEEEPEEENPGPVVKYADGEYELPLSVLHATEDKASGMARYLQNPSVVIKDGKATVTVTLTSSDMIAAFQVENGGEFIDTEVVSENEEENTRDVRFTVEDLNRILAGKVSVDTGNPNFGVMHHDVRLQFDPSAIPVAEDEPEEEPEEEPKEENPGQSFKYADGEYDLPLTVLHATKDEESSMGKYVQNPSVVIKDGKATVSVTLTSSEMIAAFQVENNGEFIDTEVVSENKDENTRIVRFKVEDLDAIMAAKVSVDTGMPGMDIMHHDVRLKFDPSAIPLNEEKPEDPKEEPKEEPKEEEPKEEPKEENPVIDAKNLKDGEYSIVFEVLENNTNNKSMMDQYVVNTGLLTVKDGKKYISATFTDSAWITDFQVDFKGKYMTPEVVSADEKANTRVVKFEVEDLFEKMNAKVSLDIPAYNYKETHDVQFAFDTNSIKLLKDGETPPTDDGKKTPIVKNTDKKDTGLKFNRDADANKSGNKSTVNKGKNPKTGDTTQILLFVLLLVGSLIPLAMKLRNRLAA, from the coding sequence ATGAAAAAATTCATGTCAATGATGTTGGCTTTGTTATTAGTCATCACTGCAGCGTTGCCTACAGGTGCCGTTTTTGCTAATGATGATGTGAAATATAAAGACGGCGAATATGATTTGCCGTTGACTGTCCTTCATTCCACTAAAGACGAAGAATCATCGATGGGTAAATACGTAACAGATCCAACTGTCGTCATAGAAGATGGTCAAGCTACTGTAACAGTTACATTAACAAGTAGTGAAATGATTGCAGCTTTCCAAGTAGAAAATAATGGCAAGTTTATTGATACGGAAGTTGTTCGTGAAAATGTAGAAGAAAACACTAGAGATGTAAGTTTTACGGTTGAAGATCTAACCGCGATTATGAATGCAAAGGTATCCGTTGATACTGGAATTCCAAGTTATGGTGTCATGCATCACGATGTTCGCTTGCAATTTGACCCAAGTGAAATCCCTTTCGCTACGGATGAGAATCCAGCACAACCGGTTAAGTATGAAGACGGTGAATATGATTTACCGTTGACTGTTCTTCACGCGACGGAAGACAAAGAATCGTCAATGGGCAGATATCTTCAAAACCCAATTGTATCGATTAAAGACGGGCAAGCTACCGTTACAGTCACATTGACGAGCAGCAATATGATTGCGGCTTTCCAAGTAGAAAACGATGGCGAGTTTATTGACACGGAAGTAATCAGTGAAAATAAAGAAGAAGACACGAGAAAAGTCAGTTTTGCTGTCGAGGATTTAAACGCGATCACGGCTGCAAAAGTATCAGTGGATACGGGAAGACCGGACTTTGGCGTCATGCATCACGATGTTCGTTTGCAGTTCGACACTAGTGAGATTCCATTAGCTGAAGAAGAGCCGGAAGAAGAAAACCCAGGACCAGTCGTTAAATATGCAGATGGTGAATATGAATTACCGTTGAGCGTTCTGCATGCGACGGAAGATAAAGCATCTGGAATGGCAAGATACCTTCAAAACCCATCTGTCGTCATAAAAGACGGGAAGGCTACCGTAACAGTTACTTTAACAAGTAGCGATATGATTGCGGCTTTCCAAGTTGAAAATGGTGGAGAATTTATTGATACAGAAGTAGTTAGTGAAAATGAAGAAGAAAATACTAGGGATGTTCGTTTTACAGTTGAAGATTTGAACAGGATCTTAGCTGGAAAAGTTTCAGTAGATACTGGAAATCCTAACTTTGGCGTCATGCACCATGATGTTCGTTTACAGTTCGACCCAAGCGCAATTCCAGTTGCTGAAGATGAGCCTGAGGAAGAGCCAGAAGAAGAACCAAAAGAAGAGAATCCGGGGCAATCATTTAAGTATGCAGATGGCGAATATGATTTACCATTGACCGTCCTTCATGCTACTAAGGATGAAGAATCATCCATGGGTAAATATGTTCAAAATCCGTCTGTCGTCATAAAAGACGGGAAAGCTACTGTATCGGTAACGTTAACAAGTAGTGAAATGATTGCAGCTTTCCAAGTAGAAAATAACGGCGAGTTTATTGATACAGAGGTAGTAAGTGAAAACAAAGATGAAAACACTAGAATTGTTCGTTTCAAAGTTGAAGACCTAGACGCGATCATGGCTGCAAAGGTATCCGTAGATACTGGAATGCCGGGAATGGATATTATGCATCACGATGTTCGCTTGAAGTTTGACCCTAGTGCGATTCCTTTGAATGAAGAAAAACCTGAAGATCCAAAAGAAGAACCTAAAGAAGAGCCGAAAGAAGAAGAACCTAAAGAGGAACCAAAAGAAGAAAATCCAGTCATCGACGCTAAAAACCTAAAAGACGGAGAATACTCTATCGTATTTGAAGTTTTGGAAAACAACACAAACAACAAGTCTATGATGGATCAATACGTTGTCAATACAGGTCTTTTAACAGTCAAAGACGGGAAAAAATATATCTCCGCTACTTTTACAGATAGCGCCTGGATTACAGATTTCCAAGTTGATTTTAAAGGTAAGTATATGACTCCAGAAGTAGTCAGTGCGGATGAAAAAGCAAATACGCGTGTTGTTAAATTTGAAGTTGAGGATTTATTCGAAAAGATGAATGCAAAGGTGTCATTAGATATCCCGGCATACAACTACAAAGAAACGCATGATGTGCAATTTGCTTTCGATACAAATTCCATCAAACTGCTAAAGGACGGGGAAACCCCGCCAACAGACGATGGCAAAAAGACGCCAATCGTCAAGAATACAGATAAGAAAGATACAGGTCTAAAATTTAATCGCGATGCAGATGCGAATAAATCCGGAAATAAATCAACAGTTAATAAAGGGAAAAACCCGAAAACAGGAGATACCACACAGATTCTATTATTCGTATTATTGTTAGTCGGATCATTAATTCCACTTGCAATGAAATTACGAAATCGACTAGCCGCGTGA
- a CDS encoding NEAT domain-containing protein, translating to MSRLLKVLFSIVIMLTVFQSNSVEAASKYADGEYSVPFTVVKNNSNEKSVTNDYLTSPAKLVVKDGKNLIQITIKNKSWWQYFQVQNGGSFGNVTVLSEGKDTQLVQFEVQDVDKLVNAKVHIIVPEINYDNKYDVRFNFNTSNVAAKAAGPNKGTTAKTTTTEKSTKSTETKTKTIKPEDNPQTGDNTPIFLFVGLLLASGVFLVRRVAIK from the coding sequence ATGAGTAGACTGTTAAAGGTTTTATTTTCAATCGTGATCATGTTGACTGTATTTCAATCCAATTCAGTTGAGGCGGCATCAAAATATGCTGATGGCGAATATAGTGTGCCATTTACAGTAGTAAAAAATAATAGTAATGAAAAATCCGTTACGAATGATTATTTGACGTCACCTGCTAAGTTAGTCGTGAAAGATGGCAAAAACTTAATTCAAATAACTATTAAGAACAAATCATGGTGGCAATATTTTCAAGTTCAAAACGGTGGTAGTTTCGGGAATGTGACTGTCTTGAGTGAAGGTAAGGATACGCAGTTGGTGCAGTTTGAAGTGCAGGATGTCGACAAGCTAGTAAACGCTAAAGTTCACATTATCGTACCGGAAATTAATTATGATAATAAATACGATGTTCGCTTTAATTTTAATACTTCCAATGTAGCAGCAAAAGCAGCAGGTCCCAATAAAGGTACGACGGCTAAAACAACTACTACTGAAAAAAGCACAAAGAGTACGGAAACAAAAACTAAGACAATAAAACCTGAGGACAACCCGCAAACAGGTGACAATACGCCAATATTTTTATTTGTTGGATTACTGCTCGCATCGGGAGTATTCCTTGTTCGTAGAGTTGCAATTAAATAA
- the isdC gene encoding heme uptake protein IsdC: MIRKILLQFAVLMLVWMSAIHVHAEDSDGTFSIGYEVLNADNDSVSIANDYFDKPATLLVENGEKYIQFSINHSAWVKELQVPLGESFVDVEIVSEDEAADTRVVRFKLEEDLSQPVEVKMHILVESMEPVYDHRYSVRFDFENDQMEEIESAVASSLEEVNNDEDKVVTDTNSEQQVKKSEKSSSKTIVLIVIVVGMAALLITRPWKTKRN, encoded by the coding sequence TTGATTAGGAAAATATTGCTTCAGTTTGCGGTTTTAATGCTTGTTTGGATGTCAGCGATTCATGTTCATGCTGAAGATTCGGATGGAACGTTTTCAATCGGTTATGAAGTTTTAAATGCTGATAATGATTCAGTCTCGATTGCGAATGATTATTTTGATAAACCAGCTACTTTATTAGTGGAAAATGGTGAGAAATATATCCAGTTTTCGATTAATCATAGTGCGTGGGTGAAAGAGCTTCAGGTTCCGCTTGGCGAGTCTTTCGTTGATGTGGAAATTGTGAGTGAGGATGAGGCAGCGGATACTCGAGTTGTGCGATTTAAACTGGAAGAGGATTTGTCTCAACCTGTGGAAGTTAAGATGCATATACTGGTCGAATCTATGGAACCGGTTTATGATCACCGCTATTCGGTTCGATTTGATTTTGAGAATGATCAAATGGAAGAGATAGAATCCGCAGTAGCCAGTAGTTTAGAAGAAGTAAATAATGATGAAGATAAGGTAGTAACAGATACTAACAGTGAGCAGCAAGTAAAGAAATCCGAGAAGAGTAGCAGTAAAACGATTGTATTAATTGTTATCGTGGTGGGTATGGCGGCTTTGCTGATTACTAGACCTTGGAAAACTAAGAGAAATTAA
- a CDS encoding PTS transporter subunit IIC — translation MKEFISKLLNGISIGIVVALIPNALLGEILKLLIPYFPALQHVFDITVFVMSLLPLLIGVMVGITFKLTPIQTASVGIAAMVGSGAVQKTADGLFALNGIGIVLNTGITAALAVLFVQLLGDKLKAYSILVMPTLSILVPGMIGYMMLPYMKHSTGIIGVAVSNVTQLQPVLMGAIIAVIFCIIILLPVSTVGVATVIMLSGVGAGAANLGIVAAGVGLAIASYKANSLGTALAHVLGSPKIQMKNFLMKPKIAIPMVITAAILGGLAGVLNIQGTPYSAGFGLSGLVGPLNYINLAEGGWTQKNISIMLSTFLILPIVLNLGLIYIFSRNLKLIKATDYKLDFE, via the coding sequence TTGAAGGAGTTTATTAGTAAATTACTTAATGGAATAAGTATCGGTATTGTTGTTGCTTTAATTCCTAACGCATTATTGGGAGAAATTCTAAAATTATTGATTCCTTATTTCCCTGCACTTCAGCATGTTTTTGATATCACTGTATTTGTCATGAGCCTGCTTCCTTTATTAATCGGGGTGATGGTGGGGATTACATTTAAACTGACGCCGATTCAAACAGCGAGTGTGGGTATTGCCGCGATGGTTGGTAGTGGTGCTGTACAGAAGACTGCTGATGGGTTATTCGCACTTAACGGAATCGGAATTGTGCTTAATACCGGAATTACAGCTGCCTTAGCTGTTTTATTCGTGCAATTGCTTGGCGATAAATTAAAAGCTTATTCTATTCTAGTCATGCCGACTTTGAGTATCTTAGTTCCCGGTATGATTGGTTATATGATGCTGCCATATATGAAACATTCTACTGGGATCATTGGTGTTGCAGTTTCAAACGTGACTCAATTACAACCTGTCTTAATGGGTGCGATCATAGCCGTGATTTTCTGCATTATTATATTACTGCCTGTTTCTACTGTCGGTGTTGCAACGGTCATCATGCTTTCAGGCGTGGGTGCTGGTGCAGCGAATTTAGGAATAGTAGCAGCAGGTGTAGGATTAGCCATCGCCAGCTACAAAGCGAACTCGCTTGGCACCGCATTAGCGCATGTGCTCGGTTCGCCTAAGATTCAAATGAAAAACTTTTTGATGAAACCTAAAATCGCAATCCCTATGGTGATTACCGCAGCCATTCTCGGAGGTTTAGCAGGTGTATTAAACATTCAAGGCACACCATACAGTGCAGGTTTCGGTTTATCCGGCCTCGTCGGTCCATTGAATTACATAAATCTAGCAGAGGGCGGTTGGACACAGAAAAATATATCCATCATGCTCAGCACATTCTTAATCCTACCCATTGTACTTAATCTAGGACTCATCTACATATTTTCCAGAAACCTAAAATTAATCAAAGCAACGGATTACAAATTGGATTTCGAATAA
- a CDS encoding alpha/beta hydrolase — translation MIQIVGSFFIYGLAIERGPKEYLEDNADLEVSDETMDLYINGSWIDWVADQPFQKVTIPSRDGLQLIGYFLPASQPTNKVVVLTHGYLGEAWQMGLFGQYYNELGYDIFMPDARGHGLSEGDYYGFGGPDRFDVIDWTRFLVEELGKNTEVIYHGLSMGAATVLMTSGEADLPKQVKAIIADSPYESVYELFKYQLKKMFYMPAFPLLDGASLLMKMKTGYSFKKADALKEVEKTKVPILYIHGESDTFVPTEMSKDLYQHTASEKELLLIPNANHGESFALAEDEYKMKVNHFLDRYLN, via the coding sequence GTGATTCAAATCGTGGGTAGTTTCTTTATATATGGGTTAGCGATTGAGCGAGGCCCTAAAGAGTACTTGGAAGACAATGCGGATTTAGAAGTGTCCGATGAGACGATGGACCTTTATATAAATGGTAGTTGGATAGATTGGGTGGCTGATCAACCGTTTCAAAAAGTTACGATCCCGTCACGTGATGGGTTGCAACTAATTGGTTACTTTTTACCTGCGTCTCAACCAACAAATAAAGTGGTTGTTTTAACGCACGGATATTTAGGAGAAGCGTGGCAAATGGGGTTGTTTGGACAGTATTATAACGAGTTAGGTTATGATATTTTCATGCCAGATGCTCGAGGCCATGGATTGAGCGAGGGCGATTACTATGGATTCGGCGGGCCAGATCGATTCGATGTCATTGATTGGACGCGTTTTTTAGTGGAGGAACTTGGAAAGAATACCGAAGTCATCTACCACGGTTTATCGATGGGGGCTGCAACAGTCTTAATGACGAGCGGCGAAGCAGATCTTCCAAAGCAAGTGAAGGCGATTATTGCGGATAGTCCGTATGAATCCGTCTATGAATTATTTAAGTATCAACTGAAGAAGATGTTTTATATGCCGGCATTTCCGCTGTTGGATGGTGCAAGCTTGTTGATGAAAATGAAAACAGGGTATTCATTCAAAAAAGCAGATGCATTAAAAGAAGTGGAGAAAACGAAAGTTCCGATTTTGTACATCCACGGGGAAAGTGATACATTTGTGCCGACAGAGATGTCGAAGGATTTGTATCAGCATACGGCCAGTGAAAAAGAACTTTTATTGATACCGAACGCGAACCACGGTGAATCCTTTGCATTGGCAGAAGACGAATATAAAATGAAGGTCAATCATTTTCTTGATCGATATTTGAATTAG
- a CDS encoding ABC transporter ATP-binding protein gives MEPIIEVKKLMKSYKKRKSKEHIQAVSDVSFTVNKGEILGLLGPNGAGKTTTIKMICGLLIPDSGTITINGMNNREKRLGALKHISAVLEGNRNLYWRLTVRENLEYFAGNRGASRKEVANQIEDLLDSFNLKEKENELVNRLSRGMQQKLAIAVAMLANSDVILLDEPTLGLDVETGYEVRELLSRIVKDYNRTIIISSHDMNVIQDLCDRTVIINDGKIVVDDKVENLMKLFEVRAYSITLGDVLSEQQQHILQQKFPQYEYTTDTMQSILQIHLTKSDEIYDLFDVLKMENTPVESIDRNTINFEQIFMKIVKGEKEYVLG, from the coding sequence ATGGAACCCATCATAGAAGTAAAAAAACTTATGAAATCATACAAAAAAAGAAAGTCTAAAGAACACATCCAAGCAGTCAGCGATGTTTCCTTCACAGTGAACAAAGGCGAGATCCTCGGGTTATTAGGGCCGAATGGTGCTGGGAAGACGACGACCATTAAAATGATTTGCGGTTTACTGATTCCTGATTCAGGCACAATTACGATTAACGGTATGAACAATCGTGAGAAGCGCCTTGGGGCATTGAAACATATTAGTGCGGTGTTAGAAGGGAATCGAAATTTGTATTGGCGGTTAACAGTAAGGGAAAACCTTGAGTATTTTGCAGGGAATCGAGGTGCATCACGTAAAGAAGTTGCCAATCAAATCGAGGACCTTTTAGATAGTTTTAATTTAAAAGAGAAGGAAAACGAACTTGTGAATCGGCTTTCACGCGGGATGCAGCAAAAGCTTGCGATTGCTGTGGCGATGCTTGCGAATAGTGATGTCATCTTATTAGACGAGCCTACGCTTGGGTTGGATGTGGAAACAGGGTATGAAGTACGTGAATTATTAAGTAGAATTGTAAAAGATTATAACCGAACAATTATCATCAGTTCTCACGACATGAATGTTATCCAAGATTTATGTGATCGAACAGTGATCATTAACGATGGAAAAATCGTTGTTGATGATAAAGTCGAAAATCTTATGAAACTATTTGAAGTTCGTGCGTATTCGATAACGCTCGGGGATGTTTTGAGCGAGCAACAACAACATATCTTACAACAAAAGTTTCCACAATATGAATATACAACCGATACGATGCAATCAATCCTACAAATTCATTTAACGAAGAGTGATGAGATTTATGATTTATTTGACGTGTTAAAAATGGAAAATACGCCTGTAGAATCTATTGACCGCAATACTATAAACTTCGAACAAATTTTCATGAAGATTGTAAAGGGGGAAAAAGAATATGTTTTGGGCTAA
- a CDS encoding ABC transporter permease, which yields MFWANLLKANVRKEYIELKRYLPNTLAMVFTFYIIFLGMFTGIQLIGDPSTQDINIQYTIVNYIFWFLAMTVMNSIGWEITNEAMRGTLEQLCMSPMGIWRIMVTRLLATTVLYFFIIVGLLYVSMLTTGQWLNIDAISIMPVLILTLISMFGVGFMIAGISIILKQVQAFLQILQFVLAALTFIPLSVAPFFAFLPFVKGVDLVRQIMIEGVTLTQIGLGDFMILGFNAIFYFALGLLFFFYCERVAMKKGLLAHY from the coding sequence ATGTTTTGGGCTAACCTCCTGAAGGCAAATGTACGAAAAGAATATATCGAATTGAAACGATATCTACCGAATACGTTGGCTATGGTCTTTACGTTTTACATCATTTTTCTCGGCATGTTCACTGGAATCCAGTTGATTGGCGATCCAAGTACACAAGACATTAATATCCAATATACAATTGTCAATTATATCTTTTGGTTTCTAGCGATGACTGTGATGAACAGTATTGGCTGGGAAATTACGAATGAGGCAATGCGCGGTACACTTGAACAACTTTGCATGTCCCCAATGGGTATTTGGCGAATTATGGTGACCCGACTACTGGCAACTACCGTCCTATATTTTTTCATAATCGTCGGGTTGCTTTATGTATCAATGCTTACAACTGGACAGTGGCTAAACATTGATGCCATATCCATCATGCCTGTTCTCATCCTTACTTTAATAAGTATGTTCGGCGTCGGGTTTATGATTGCTGGAATATCGATCATATTGAAACAGGTTCAAGCTTTTTTACAAATTTTGCAATTTGTATTAGCTGCGTTAACTTTTATCCCATTGTCCGTCGCACCATTTTTTGCTTTCCTTCCTTTCGTCAAGGGTGTCGATCTTGTACGACAAATAATGATTGAGGGCGTTACCTTAACCCAAATTGGTTTAGGAGATTTCATGATTCTCGGCTTTAACGCCATTTTTTACTTCGCATTAGGTCTACTATTCTTTTTCTATTGCGAACGAGTCGCGATGAAAAAGGGATTGCTTGCGCATTATTAA
- a CDS encoding GDSL-type esterase/lipase family protein encodes MYKKLAISSIVLNLILFGVIGYAIHLKGGIPFVVDYVSAKLSDTNKENEFDDYYKTRLSIFKESEEKDVIFLGDSLTDFNDWAESFPELNVGNQGIADDTTSGVLYRLKETTNLKPSKLFILIGINDLINGVSRDVILKNYASILEEISKDTPNTEVYIQSLLPTNPDLTYKNIDKDDILWLNDNIKKLATDNGYTYIDLYSLFVDGNDELDKQWTIDGIHLNGSGYEVWQETLREFGVNR; translated from the coding sequence ATGTATAAAAAGCTAGCGATTTCATCAATCGTTCTGAATCTAATTCTTTTCGGGGTAATTGGGTATGCGATTCATCTGAAGGGCGGCATTCCTTTTGTTGTGGATTATGTATCTGCAAAGCTGTCGGATACTAATAAGGAAAATGAATTTGATGATTATTATAAAACGCGTTTATCTATATTTAAAGAAAGTGAAGAAAAGGACGTTATTTTTTTGGGAGATAGTTTAACTGATTTTAACGATTGGGCAGAGTCTTTTCCGGAATTGAATGTCGGGAATCAGGGGATAGCAGATGATACAACATCTGGCGTACTGTATCGTTTGAAGGAAACTACAAATCTTAAACCTTCTAAGCTATTTATTTTGATTGGCATCAACGATCTTATTAATGGCGTTTCTCGAGATGTCATTTTAAAGAATTACGCATCCATACTTGAAGAAATCAGCAAAGATACGCCAAACACAGAAGTGTATATTCAAAGCTTGTTGCCTACCAATCCTGACCTGACTTATAAGAATATCGATAAAGATGATATTTTGTGGTTAAACGATAACATTAAGAAACTTGCAACTGACAACGGATATACATATATTGATCTCTATTCTTTGTTTGTGGATGGAAATGATGAACTGGATAAACAGTGGACTATAGATGGGATTCATTTGAATGGGTCTGGGTATGAGGTATGGCAAGAAACTTTGAGAGAGTTTGGGGTTAATAGATGA
- a CDS encoding HD domain-containing protein has translation MGVHQYFKSLSDLEQIIRCPGKFKFQEHSVASHSFKVTKIAQFLGTVEEQSGQKVDWRVLYEKALNHDYAELFTGDIKTPVKYASKELKQLFSEVEEQMTRKFVEKELPAEFQAIYLERFKEGKDKTLEGRILSVADKIDLLYEAFGEIQKDNPEPLFIEIYEEALRTILLFQEMNCVKYFLEHILTDMLDEKFTEHGELAGIATRIIDEHRD, from the coding sequence ATGGGTGTCCATCAATATTTTAAAAGTTTATCGGATTTAGAACAAATCATTCGTTGTCCAGGAAAATTCAAATTTCAGGAGCATTCTGTCGCTAGTCATTCATTTAAGGTGACCAAAATTGCGCAGTTCCTCGGGACCGTCGAAGAGCAATCCGGTCAAAAAGTGGATTGGAGAGTCCTCTATGAAAAGGCACTGAATCATGATTATGCAGAACTATTCACAGGTGATATCAAGACGCCTGTAAAATATGCTTCGAAAGAACTGAAACAATTATTTAGTGAAGTAGAGGAACAGATGACAAGAAAGTTTGTAGAAAAAGAACTTCCAGCTGAGTTCCAAGCCATATATTTAGAGCGGTTTAAAGAAGGTAAAGACAAGACGTTAGAGGGCCGCATTTTATCCGTTGCTGATAAAATCGATCTGCTTTATGAAGCATTCGGTGAAATTCAAAAGGACAATCCGGAGCCGTTATTTATAGAAATCTACGAAGAAGCGTTAAGAACAATCCTTCTGTTTCAAGAGATGAATTGTGTGAAATACTTCCTAGAACATATTCTGACCGATATGCTCGATGAGAAATTCACTGAACATGGCGAGTTGGCTGGCATTGCCACACGGATCATTGACGAGCATAGGGATTAA
- a CDS encoding sugar porter family MFS transporter — protein MIKEKKVSSRFIYFFGAFGGILFGYDIGVMTGALPFLQQDWNIENAAVIGWITSSIMLGAIIGGALAGQLSDRLGRRKMILIAAVIFVIGSILSGIAPPNGHYFLIAARIFLGMAVGAASALVPAYMSEMAPAHLRGRLSGINQTMIVSGMLLSYIVDYLLSGLPATMAWRLMLTMAAVPALILFFGVLKLPESPRFLIKNNKLDEARRVLSYLRPKETLESEINQIQEAAEQEKLASQNTSWGSLLSSKYRYLLIAGVGVAAFQQFQGANAIFYYIPMIVENATGTAASTALMWPIIQGIILVLGSLLFLVIADKFKRRTLLTLGGTVMGLSFILPAILQKVIPDANPMMIVVFLSIYVAFYSFTWAPLTWVIIGEIFPLMIRGRASGVASSFNWIGSFLVGLMFPIMIATISQEAVFAIFGVICLLGVAFVRIRVPETRGYTLEEIESMEESRQAKQKSALLERAGL, from the coding sequence ATGATTAAGGAAAAGAAAGTCTCAAGTCGCTTCATATACTTTTTCGGGGCTTTTGGCGGAATTTTATTTGGATATGATATTGGTGTTATGACAGGCGCTTTACCTTTTCTACAACAAGATTGGAATATCGAAAATGCTGCAGTTATTGGCTGGATTACATCTTCAATCATGTTAGGTGCAATTATCGGAGGCGCTTTGGCCGGACAACTTTCGGACCGTTTAGGGCGGCGCAAGATGATCTTAATAGCTGCTGTAATTTTCGTTATCGGGTCTATTTTGTCAGGAATAGCACCTCCCAATGGACATTATTTTTTAATAGCTGCTCGAATTTTCTTAGGAATGGCCGTTGGTGCTGCTTCCGCGTTAGTCCCAGCCTATATGTCGGAAATGGCTCCCGCACATTTACGAGGACGTTTGTCGGGCATCAACCAAACAATGATTGTTTCTGGAATGTTACTCTCTTACATTGTTGATTATTTATTAAGTGGTCTACCGGCAACAATGGCGTGGAGGTTAATGCTTACAATGGCAGCTGTGCCTGCTTTGATATTATTTTTCGGCGTATTGAAGTTACCTGAATCACCACGATTTTTAATCAAGAATAATAAACTCGACGAAGCACGTAGAGTTTTGAGCTATCTTCGACCTAAAGAAACACTTGAATCTGAAATTAATCAAATTCAAGAGGCTGCTGAACAGGAAAAACTGGCAAGTCAAAATACATCATGGGGTTCATTATTAAGTAGTAAATACCGTTATTTACTCATCGCTGGAGTGGGCGTTGCCGCTTTTCAACAATTCCAGGGGGCAAACGCAATTTTTTACTACATTCCAATGATTGTAGAAAATGCAACAGGAACTGCCGCTAGTACAGCGTTGATGTGGCCAATTATTCAAGGGATTATTCTCGTTTTAGGTTCATTACTATTCCTTGTGATTGCTGATAAATTTAAACGTCGTACGCTATTAACGTTGGGTGGAACGGTCATGGGGCTGTCCTTTATTTTGCCGGCGATTTTGCAAAAAGTAATTCCAGATGCAAATCCAATGATGATTGTTGTATTTTTAAGTATTTATGTAGCATTCTATTCATTCACATGGGCTCCTTTAACTTGGGTCATTATAGGAGAAATATTCCCATTGATGATTCGTGGGCGAGCCTCGGGAGTGGCTTCATCATTTAACTGGATAGGATCTTTCTTGGTTGGGTTAATGTTCCCGATTATGATTGCTACAATATCTCAAGAAGCTGTTTTTGCGATCTTCGGCGTTATTTGTTTACTTGGCGTTGCCTTTGTTCGAATCCGAGTTCCTGAAACTCGCGGTTATACCTTAGAGGAAATTGAGAGTATGGAAGAAAGTAGACAAGCAAAGCAAAAAAGTGCGTTACTAGAGCGGGCAGGTTTGTAA